A section of the Paenibacillus yonginensis genome encodes:
- a CDS encoding PH domain-containing protein encodes MKSLNEYLRSGEGVYGSVAGLFIEGEPTGCFYKKAQLTASTHRLILLNLGGFGTERFSVYDYYDITEVQVDRNLLRFRSGASLRLLWLREGEDRHLMNTIRLKAREARMFFPE; translated from the coding sequence ATGAAGAGTTTAAACGAATATTTGCGTTCAGGAGAAGGCGTTTACGGGAGCGTTGCCGGTCTGTTTATCGAGGGGGAGCCAACGGGCTGTTTTTATAAAAAAGCGCAGCTCACGGCAAGCACTCACCGGTTGATCCTGCTTAATCTGGGGGGCTTCGGAACCGAGAGGTTCAGCGTCTATGACTATTATGATATTACGGAGGTACAGGTGGATCGGAACCTCCTTCGGTTCCGCAGCGGAGCCTCTTTGCGGCTGCTTTGGTTAAGGGAAGGCGAAGACCGCCATTTAATGAATACCATACGGCTTAAAGCCAGGGAAGCGCGGATGTTTTTTCCCGAATAG
- a CDS encoding LacI family DNA-binding transcriptional regulator → MPTIKDIARLAGVSIATVSRVLNHHPYVQEDKRRRVEAIIEELNYRQNMNAVHLVKGKTRTIGVLLPYIDHPAFQLMAGGILEAAFQLQHSVLFCPTNYSEQEEQNYLLMLKQKQIDGLVVCSHASSWEEILPYRKYGPIAACEYVPDLPCVYIDYYEALLSGMRYLRSQGHQRIGYCTGRPEGASSLKRLAAYRDFCRELELPMHEEWIYDGCFVFEDGKRVIRELVQLKDRPTALLVNGDEVAAGMLLQAKLEGLSIPGDLSIVGADNQPFSEALALTTIDLNIKEVGRRSLGLLLSGENRQVCVPHELVVRQTVRSL, encoded by the coding sequence ATGCCAACTATTAAAGACATCGCCAGGCTGGCTGGCGTATCCATCGCAACCGTGTCGCGGGTGCTGAATCACCATCCCTATGTGCAGGAGGACAAGCGGCGCAGGGTCGAAGCGATCATCGAGGAGCTGAATTACCGGCAGAACATGAACGCCGTCCATCTGGTTAAAGGAAAAACAAGGACGATCGGGGTTCTGCTTCCTTACATCGACCACCCCGCCTTTCAGCTTATGGCCGGCGGGATTCTCGAGGCGGCTTTTCAGCTTCAGCATTCGGTGCTGTTCTGTCCGACCAACTACAGCGAGCAGGAGGAGCAAAACTATCTGCTGATGCTGAAGCAGAAGCAAATCGACGGCCTTGTCGTCTGCTCGCATGCCAGCAGCTGGGAGGAGATTTTGCCGTACCGGAAATACGGTCCGATTGCCGCCTGCGAATACGTTCCGGATCTGCCCTGCGTATATATCGACTATTATGAGGCTTTATTAAGCGGAATGCGTTATTTGCGGAGCCAGGGGCATCAGCGGATCGGTTATTGTACGGGGCGGCCGGAAGGGGCGAGCAGCCTGAAGCGGCTGGCCGCTTATCGGGACTTCTGCAGGGAGCTGGAGCTGCCGATGCATGAAGAATGGATTTACGACGGATGTTTTGTATTTGAGGACGGCAAAAGGGTGATTCGCGAGCTGGTTCAACTGAAGGATCGCCCTACGGCGCTGCTCGTCAATGGCGACGAGGTGGCGGCGGGCATGCTGCTGCAGGCCAAGCTGGAGGGATTGTCCATTCCCGGCGATCTGTCCATCGTAGGAGCGGACAATCAGCCTTTCTCAGAAGCGCTGGCATTGACGACTATCGACTTGAACATCAAAGAGGTTGGCCGCCGGAGCTTAGGGTTGCTGCTAAGCGGGGAGAACCGGCAAGTTTGCGTGCCTCATGAGCTGGTGGTCCGGCAAACGGTGAGAAGCCTGTGA